From Aedes albopictus strain Foshan chromosome 1, AalbF5, whole genome shotgun sequence, one genomic window encodes:
- the LOC109413361 gene encoding uncharacterized protein LOC109413361 gives MLMYNGYGFIKDRQTAKTCNWKCSLFRRMKCRGRTITKIADDSPSFRAAQFGYTQRGKMMLLYNGFAYIKDRDARNSCNWKCSLAGKRKCRARAVTKTALGRQMMKITNPNHNHDRKAYVREKQKQSTTNWKCSWHVKFRCKARAVTKEIEGQHFVRITCGFHTHPPNNGSKSDDMHGFSQRAHYEFTSRGTQCLVYDGYFYSKNKTNEGGVRVNWKCRYYQRFKCKARALTKTINGCDYVKVSSTEHTHMQEMYCQDLRRKRRGADKTADLEMAQFGSTQRGRPLLVHQDYTYIRNGEFGGTINWRCSAYRRLKCKAKAITVKHNGVEFVKLSYALHSHGPKTGSDQQWKHESETVDFLRCEEDEEAMINTTPECNIIYVLSKRGTKHLFFDGNMYTPNERPYPGQRSRTWKCTLYYRLKCRARIVTSEANGLPKLRVVVAEHTHEKLFPHLSEKFRSLF, from the exons ATTCCCCGAGCTTTAGGGCAGCTCAGTTCGGTTACACTCAACGTGGAAAGATGATGCTCCTGTACAATGGTTTCGCCTACATCAAGGATCGTGATGCCCGGAACAGCTGCAACTGGAAGTGTTCGCTGGCCGGAAAGCGAAAATGTCGCGCCAGAGCCGTTACCAAGACGGCCCTTGGACGCCAAATGATGAAAATTACCAACCCCAATCACAACCACGACCGAAAAGC CTACGTGCGGGAGAAGCAGAAGCAAAGTACCACCAACTGGAAGTGCTCCTGGCATGTCAAATTTCGCTGTAAGGCGCGAGCAGTGACGAAAGAAATCGAGGGTCAGCATTTTGTTCGAATAACCTGCGGTTTCCATACCCATCCTCCGAACAATGGCTCCAAGTCTG ATGACATGCACGGCTTCTCGCAACGGGCTCACTATGAGTTCACGTCCAGAGGAACGCAATGTCTAGTATACGATGGCTATTTCTacagcaaaaacaaaacaaacgaggGTGGCGTCCGGGTCAACTGGAAGTGTCGTTACTACCAACGGTTCAAGTGCAAAGCACGAGCACTCACTAAAACAATCAACGGCTGTGACTATGTGAAGGTCTCCAGTACGGAGCACACCCACATGCAAGAGATGTACTGTCAAGACCTACGACGGAAGCGAC gaggggCTGACAAAACAGCGGATCTGGAAATGGCACAGTTTGGATCAACCCAGCGGGGGCGACCCCTTCTAGTACATCAAGACTACACGTACATCCGCAATGGAGAGTTTGGCGGCACAATCAATTGGCGCTGTTCGGCCTACCGACGACTGAAATGCAAAGCCAAAGCCATAACGGTCAAGCACAATGGCGTGGAGTTCGTAAAACTATCCTATGCCTTACACAGCCATGGCCCCAAGACTGGAAGCGATCAGCAGTGGAAGCATGAGTCGGAAACGGTTGATTTCCTGCGCTGTGAAGAGGATGAAGAAGCCATGATTAA tactacacctgaGT GTAACATTATTTATGTGCTGTCGAAACGAGGCACTAAGCATCTGTTCTTCGATGGCAACATGTACACACCGAATGAGAGACCCTATCCCGGGCAGCGTTCTAGGACGTGGAAGTGTACGTTGTACTACCGATTGAAATGCCGAGCCCGTATCGTTACCAGTGAAGCCAACGGGCTACCCAAGTTGCGTGTGGTAGTAGCCGAACATACCCACGAAAAGCTGTTTCCCCATTTGAGCGAGAAATTCCGAAGTCTATTCTAG
- the LOC109404074 gene encoding FLYWCH-type zinc finger-containing protein 1, which produces MRQLINIHNHPPQMQRRKAGYFENGPLPPIHYHTTKRGSLQLEMEGYRFTRMKVLQTTIHWSCLQTKALRCKARAVTNNDLQGTIRRYVNYHNHPPNCYTYEELDVHAKLSKRGKVQLMIDGFSFSREKVRPHTIRWICNQAWILNCKVRATSEKMSGKLISVRGAHNHGVVSSRRKWGQFPKDVAYIMTSRGIQLTVNGYIFSRQKVSTHCEMWRCMLSYSHRCPARVSTYKPRNGQGARISLRNQHNHPIGATSRKYKKPAVNKSPKLPKALSVNKPKTSTEQ; this is translated from the exons ATGCGTCAGCTGATCAACATCCACAATCATCCTCCTCAAATGCAGCGACGGAAGGCGG GCTATTTCGAAAACGGACCACTTCCGCCGATCCACTACCACACGACAAAAAGAGGATCTCTTCAGCTGGAAATGGAAGGCTATCGATTCACAAGAATGAAAGTGCTGCAAACCACCATTCACTGGTCTTGCTTGCAAACAAAGGCACTTCGCTGTAAGGCTCGAGCCGTAACCAATAACGACCTGCAGGGTACTATCCGAAGGTACGTCAACTATCACAATCATCCGCCTA ATTGCTACACATACGAAGAGCTGGAtgtgcacgccaaactgagcaaGAGAGGCAAGGTTCAGCTGATGATCGACGGGTTTTCGTTTTCGCGTGAAAAGGTTCGTCCGCATACCATTCGATGGATTTGCAATCAAGCATGGATTTTGAA CTGCAAAGTTCGAGCTACCAGTGAAAAAATGAGCGGAAAACTTATATCGGTCCGAGGAGCGCACAACCATGGCGTTGTCAGCAGTCGACGAAAGTGGGGTCAAT TTCCGAAGGACGTGGCCTACATAATGACGAGCCGAGGAATACAACTAACGGTCAACGGGTACATATTCTCTCGTCAAAAAGTCTCCACGCACTGCGAAATGTGGCGCTGCATGCTTTCGTACTCTCATAG GTGTCCAGCCCGGGTAAGCACGTACAAACCACGAAACGGTCAGGGTGCTCGAATTTCTCTCCGAAACCAGCACAACCATCCGATCGGCGCGACCAGTCGCAAGTATAAGAAACCAGCAGTAAATAAATCACCCAAGTTGCCAAAAGCTCTCAGCGTAAATAAACCAAAGACCTCCACAGAGCAGTAG